In a genomic window of Phyllostomus discolor isolate MPI-MPIP mPhyDis1 chromosome 5, mPhyDis1.pri.v3, whole genome shotgun sequence:
- the LOC114497544 gene encoding pulmonary surfactant-associated protein D-like: protein MPLLFLPMLILLTQPTRSLETEMKTYSQKTVPNACTLVVCSPVENGLPGRDGRDGREGPQGEKGDPGPAGPMGPQGPPGARGPPGLKGDRGAKGESGLPDITALRRQVEALQGQVQRLQGAFSLYRKVGLFPDGRVVGEKIFKTGGFEKSFQDAQQVCRQAGGQLPSPRSAAENEALQQLVAAQNKAAFLSMTDSQTEGKFTYPTGESLVYSNWAPGEPNDSGGEEDCVEIFDNGKWNDKSCGEKRLVICEF, encoded by the exons atgcctctcctcttcctccccatgcTGATCCTGCTCACTCAGCCTACAAGGTCACTGGAAACAGAAATGAAGACCTATTCCCAGAAAACAGTGCCCAATGCCTGCACCCTGGTCGTGTGTAGCCCCGTGGAGAATGGCCTCCCTGGTCGTGATGGACGAGATGGGAGAGAGGGTCCCCAGGGCGAGAAAGGGGATCCAG GGCCTGCAGGACCCATGGGCCCACAGGGGCCTCCAGGTGCCAGGGGTCCCCCAGGACTGAAGGGGGACAGAGGAGCAAAAGGAGAGAGTGGGCTTCCAG ACATCACTGCTCTGAGGAGGCAGGTGGAAGCCCTACAGGGACAGGTACAGCGTCTTCAGGGTGCCTTCTCTCTGTACAGGAAAG TGGGTCTGTTTCCTGATGGCCGAGTTGTTGGAGAGAAGATATTCAAGACAGGAGGCTTTGAAAAATCTTTTCAGGATGCACAGCAAGTATGCAGACAGGCCGGGGGTCAGTTGCCCTCCCCACGCTCTGCAGCTGAGAATGAGGCCTTGCAACAGCTGGTCGCAGCTCAGAACAAGGCTGCGTTCCTGAGCATGACTGACTCCCAGACAGAGGGCAAGTTCACCTACCCCACAGGGGAGTCCCTGGTGTATTCCAACTGGGCCCCGGGGGAGCCCAACGACAGTGGTGGGGAAGAGGACTGTGTGGAAATCTTCGACAATGGAAAGTGGAACGATAAGTCCTGTGGAGAGAAGCGCCTTGTGATCTGTGAGTTCTGA